Proteins encoded by one window of Brienomyrus brachyistius isolate T26 chromosome 1, BBRACH_0.4, whole genome shotgun sequence:
- the LOC125742706 gene encoding small ubiquitin-related modifier 1: MSDTETKPSSQDSADKKDGEYIKLKVIGQDNSEIHFKVKMTTHLKKLKESYSQRQGVHMSSLRFLFEGQRISDNHTPKELGMEDEDVIEVYQEQTGGLWII; the protein is encoded by the exons ATGTCAGACACG GAAACAAAACCCTCAAGCCAAGATTCTGCAGACAAGAAGGATGGAGAGTACATAAAGCTGAAGGTGATTGGACAG GATAACAGTGAAATTCACTTCAAAGTCAAAATGACGACGCAtctaaaaaaattaaaggagtcCTACAGCCAGAGACAG GGTGTGCATATGAGTTCCTTAAGGTTTCTCTTTGAAGGACAGAGAATCTCAGACAACCACACTCCAAAAGAG CTGGGAATGGAAGATGAGGATGTCATCGAAGTGTATCAGGAACAGACTGGTGGACTTTGGATCATTTAG
- the LOC125742682 gene encoding microtubule-associated protein futsch isoform X3, which yields MAESRLALPRCRTKHSLAPLNPICKPKVMTSDSELSPGPTDNCAPAHPRKEAETFSTPSACPTSGHLPPVSEGGAPCLGDKKSLLSSTENEAFQLSSPENQRKAENLKTFSFRVIMGTPGSRMSPIPETQENFGSTVDGKEAQMARRVLGCPGRIGAGGICSTAAPPAVREAACPLRTASVDYSWECSPVSHITYYGGHMGGARARGNLRLRKADPPDRWDEAVPDPAFSNIRLPPVPVGPLVASDQFRNTDVFEPVARQEPRTCDISTAVPAHAHLERQVHRKLLLPVLIPVHRERQNVLEFHGGLWGDSVADKQRDEPSKQTGRDECDVCNTSGVGPSAAKIAPMLHCNRRNPAGFTAVEPAEDEGPPLGVLPPLAGRRGPGKQSSMAFHKHSSNDGHDLLDPHDPENEVVRGSLPVALKEWVHSGTTGAWVMGPDGEIIRLSIWDPATDVQEPQLLDNIIREQALSALASDAVLQEPWAIILQPDPAEAGFIDTTLRFTSPSHPRNRMTDREDDLDVQREAVKSHAVEADREVAVQGAGKGFAHKIQEQQRVCAQGHSTGEHGRSTIPSHSLPVEEQGTSYFSGQRDPRSIAASNHLPEEQGQRTVSLNGQQFDEQKHKTGIADGHPFKEQEQKIIADTTAYIRNQLSGPDRSASFNTTMPLSVLQVEEEEDLSEEGTQGHVEQGNSLVVSPTEKFHHISHPGLKPTSSNNSTVGLHSSMRTSRTTAGALRAGWTEEPKQTNTSADVDKAEIGGQQEETKYTKRKQELMEERLRKKSAARVPMGDQTSKKANPKGQRLQKSSSSEAGMVVNQRKKKMKSQEEFVVGKPRESSMKTDKAERTLHLKKKLKASTLNKVAKDRDLGAEEWAESRMTLDSLCDRDCTSDEDECQLHGSVSHSSVEGASLGTPSTSRTDHQEDTAPHCQGAASHDYLQTSVDTMVTEDQAQLLSRKASSSMDDTNGKLASCVEQQRAGPVERAERRRMEVERKRKEKQEEKQRQQEREEREERMRLELETEQQQRAEALRLKRLKEQEERQKLEEAQRERVRRKQAEKEVEKRRQEEERRQLQRLLRIRREEQERRAAELESQCAAEEAQREEERRKLQDMEENERREYLHRQLEEEEQKQKAEEKRKRKQEEETQQAIEQARLQAEIFARQCEALEKQMQSRRALLLESEALGLTQDISRPWVYSYFTLMDALGLTAPPTAPEELARDSTAHSPKAEE from the exons GTCCCACCGATAATTGTGCCCCAGCACATCCCCGCAAGGAGGCAGAAACATTTTCCACCCCCAGTGCCTGCCCTACATCAGGTCACCTCCCCCCTGTATCAGAGGGAGGGGCCCCATGCCTTGGGGATAAAAAATCCCTCCTGTCCTCCACAG AAAATGAAGCATTTCAATTATCCAGCCCGGAAAATCAAAGAAAGGCTGAGAATCTGAAGACATTTAGCTTTAGGGTCATCATGGGGACTCCTGGGTCACGCATGAGTCCAATCCCAGAAACGCAGGAGAATTTTGGCAGCACTGTGGATGGAAAAGAGGCACAG ATGGCGCGTCGCGTGCTCGGCTGTCCTGGGCGCATAGGAGCTGGTGGGATATGTAGCACAGCGGCACCCCCAGCTGTCAGGGAGGCAGCATGTCCTCTGAGGACCGCCAGTGTGGACTACTCCTGGGAGTGCAGCCCCGTCTCACACATCACCTACTATGGAGGCCACATGGGTGGTGCAAGGGCCCGGGGCAACT TGAGGCTGAGGAAGGCAGACCCCCCTGACAGATGGGACGAGGCCGTCCCAGACCCTGCGTTCTCTAACATACGCTTACCACCTGTGCCCGTGGGACCCTTGGTTGCATCCGACCAATTTAGGAACACAGATGTG TTCGAGCCTGTAGCCAGACAGGAACCACGGACATGTGACATCAGCACTGCAGTTCCTGCTCATGCCCACTTGGAAAGACAAGTTCACAGGAAGCTGCTTCTACCCGTGCTTATCCCTGTGCACAGAGAGCGGCAGAACGTTCTGGAATTCCACG GTGGTCTCTGGGGCGACAGTGTTGCAGATAAGCAGAGGGACGAGCCCTCTAAGCAAACTGGACGGGACGAATGCGACGTCTGCAATACGAGCGGAGTAGGTCCAAGTGCTGCAAAGATCGCTCCTATGCTCCACTGCAACAGGCGCAACCCAGCCGGCTTCACTGCGGTGGAGCCAGCAGAAG ATGAAGGCCCCCCCCTGGGTGTCCTGCCCCCTCTGGCAGGCCGCAGGGGTCCTGGGAAACAGAGTTCCATGGCCTTCCACAAACACAGCTCTAATGATGGTCATGACCTCCTTGACCCCCACGACCCCGAGAATGAAGTGGTGAGGGGGAGTCTTCCTGTAGCCCTGAAAG AGTGGGTCCACAGCGGTACCACAGGTGCCTGGGTCATGGGTCCTGATGGTGAAATCATACGTCTGTCCATCTGGGACCCAGCCACCGACGTGCAGGAGCCCCAGTTGCTTGATAACATTATTCGAGAGCAAG CCCTAAGTGCTCTGGCCTCAGATGCGGTGCTGCAGGAGCCCTGGGCCATAATTCTACAGCCAGATCCAG CTGAGGCAGGGTTTATTGACACTACCCTCCGCTTCACAAGCCCTTCTCACCCAAGGAATCGG ATGACTGACAGGGAAGATGATCTTGATGTACAGCGGGAAGCTGTGAAGAGTCACGCTGTGGAAGCTGATCGCGAGGTTGCTGTACAGGGAGCG GGAAAGGGGTTTGCCCACAAGATCCAAGAACAACAGAGAGTCTGTGCCCAGGGTCATTCCACTGGGGAACACGGTCGGAGTACCATTCCATCCCACAGTCTTCCTGTTGAGGAACAGGGGACCAGTTATTTCTCTGGTCAACGGGATCCAAGGAGCATTGCTGCCAGTAATCATCTGCCTGAGGAACAGGGGCAGAGGACCGTATCTTTAAATGGCCAACAATTTGATGAACAGAAACACAAGACTGGTATTGCTGATGGTCACCCATTTAAAGAGCAGGAGCAGAAAATCATTGCTGACACCACTGCATACATAAGAAACCAACTTTCAGGGCCAGACCGTTCTGCAAGCTTTAATACAACCATGCCTCTGTCAGTACTTcaagtggaggaggaggaggacctCTCTGAAGAAGGCACACAGGGGCATGTAGAACAAGGCAACTCCTTGGTTGTATCACCAACAGAGAAGTTCCATCATATCAGTCATCCAGGATTGAAGCCAACCAGCAGTAATAATTCCACAGTGGGCCTTCACAGCAGCATGAGAACTTCCAGAACGACTGCAGGAGCCCTGAGAGCTGG GTGGACCGAAGAGCCCAAGCAAACAAACACATCTGCAGATGTAGACAAAGCAGAAATCGGCGGGCAGCAAGAGGaaacaaaatatacaaaaaGGAAACAGGAGCTTATGGAGGAAAGATTACGTAAAAAATCAGCTGCCCGGGTTCCCATGGGTGACCAAACATCA AAAAAAGCAAACCCAAAAGGACAGAGGCTTCAGAAAAGTTCTAGTTCAGAAGCAGGGATGGTGGTGAaccaaaggaaaaagaagatgaaAAGCCAAGAGGAGTTTGTTGTTG GAAAGCCACGTgagagcagcatgaagactgacAAAGCTGAGAGAACCCTCCATTTAAAGAAGAAACTTAAGGCCTCCACCCTGAATAAAGTAGCCAAAGACAGAGACCTGGGGGCTGAAGAATGGGCTGAGAGCAGAATGACACTGGACAGTCTTTGTGACAGGGACTGCACAAGCGATGAAGACGAGTGCCAACTGCATGGTTCTGTATCACACAGCTCTGTGGAAGGAGCCTCTTTAGGGACACCCAGCACAAGCAGGACTGACCACCAGGAGGACACAGCACCACACTGCCAAGGGGCAGCTTCTCATGATTACCTCCAGACATCTGTCGATACTATGGTGACAGAAGACCAAGCACAGCTTCTTAGCAGGAAGGCTAGCAGTAGCATG GATGACACCAATGGAAAACTTGCATCCTGTGTGGAGCAGCAGAGGGCAGGACCGGTCGAGCGTGCCGAACGGCGCAGAATGGAAGTGGAGAGGAAGAGAAAGGAGAAACAGGAGGAGAAGCAACGGCAGCAGGAACGAGAGGAGAGGGAGGAGCGCATGAGGCTGGAGCTGGAGACTGAGCAACAGCAGCGAGCAGAGGCACTCAG ACTTAAGCGGCTGAAAGAGCAGGAGGAGCGACAGAAGCTGGAAGAGGCACAGAGGGAGAGGGTGAGGAGAAAGCAGGCTGAGAAAGAAGTAGAaaagaggaggcaggaggaggaaaggCGGCAGCTCCAACGCCTCCTGAGAATCAGGCGAGAGGAGCAGGAACGCAGGGCAG CGGAGCTGGAGAGCCAGTGTGCAGCGGAAGAGGcacagagagaggaggagaggaggaagCTGCAAGATATGGAGGAGAATGAGCGGAGGGAGTACCTGCACAGACAACTGGAAGAAGAGGAGCAAAAGCAGAAGGCagaggagaagaggaagaggaagcaggAAGAGGAAACGCAGCAGGCTATAGAGCAGGCTAGACTGCAAGCAGAAATATTCGCCAG GCAGTGTGAAGCCCTCGAGAAGCAGATGCAGTCCCGGCGGGCTTTGCTGCTGGAATCCGAGGCACTGGGGCTCACTCAGGACATCTCGCGGCCCTGGGTCTACTCATACTTCACCTTGATGGACGCTCTGGGCCTCACAGCACCGCCTACggccccagaggagctggcaaGGGACAGCACAGCACACTCCCCAA AAGCAGAAGAATGA
- the nop58 gene encoding nucleolar protein 58: MLVLFETAAGYAIFKVLNEQKLQEVDNLWKEFETPEKANKIVKLKHFEKFQDTTEALAAATALVEGKLGKSLKKVLKKVVAKEAHEQLAIYDAKLGGVIKEKLNLSCVHSPAVAELMRGIRNQMEGLITGLPPRDFSAMSLGLAHSLSRYKLKFSPDKVDTMIVQAISLLDDLDKELNNYIMRCREWYGWHFPELGKIVTDNLAYCKSIRKIGDRTNVASTDLSDILPEEVEAEVKLAAEISMGTEVSEQDICNIVHLCDQVIEISEYRAQLYDYLKNRMMAIAPNLTVMVGELVGARLIAHAGSLLNLAKHPASTVQILGAEKALFRALKTRRDTPKYGLIYHASLVGQTTAKNKGKISRMLAAKTALAIRYDALGEDTNAEMGAENRAKLEARLRQLEEKGIRRISGTGKALARADKYQHKSDVKVYDPSADSTIPTASKKRKFEEVEESEEQEEPVEVKPKKVKKESVPQEAEAAMETETPKKKKKKKKDKAEVVEEPEEVAEEEVEVIPGGEETTEKKKKKKKKKIKTEEED; encoded by the exons ATGTTGGTGCTCTTTGAGACTGCTGCGGGCTATGCTATTTTTAAA GTCTTAAATGAGCAGAAGCTGCAAGAGGTCGACAACCTTTGGAAAGAGTTCGAAACGCCAGAGAAAGCGAATAAAAT agttaaactaaaacatttcGAGAAGTTCCAGGACACAACAGAAGCATTAGCAG CTGCCACAGCACTGGTGGAGGGGAAGCTTGGGAAGAGCCTGAAGAAAGTCCTCAAGAAGGTTGTGGCCAAAGAGGCCCATGAGCAGTTGGCCATCTATGATGCCAAACTGGGTGGAGTCATCAAG GAAAAGCTGAACCTGAGCTGTGTGCACAGCCCCGCTGTGGCCGAGCTCATGAGGGGCATCCGGAATCAGATGGAGGGGCTGATCACGGGGCTGCCCCCGCGCGACTTCAGCGCCATGTCCCTGGGCCTGGCGCACAG CCTCTCTCGATACAAGCTCAAGTTCAGCCCTGACAAAGTGGACACCATGATTGTGCAAGCCATCT ctcttctGGATGACCTGGACAAGGAGCTGAACAACTACATTATGCGCTGTAGGGAGTGGTATGGCTGGCATTTCCCTGAGCTGGGAAAGATCGTAACGGACAACTTGGCATACTGCAAGTCCATCCGTAAAATCG GTGACCGCACCAATGTGGCGAGTACCGACCTCTCAGACATCCTTCCTGAGGAGGTGGAGGCGGAGGTCAAGCTGGCAGCAGAGATCTCCATGGGGACAGAGGTGTCGGAGCAGGACATCTGCAACATCGTGCACCTCTGTGACCAG GTGATCGAGATTTCGGAGTACCGCGCACAGTTGTACGACTACCTGAAGAACCGCATGATGGCCATCGCCCCCAATCTGACGGTGATGGTGGGGGAGCTGGTGGGGGCTCGGCTAATCGCGCATGCAG GATCTCTGTTGAACTTGGCCAAGCACCCGGCCTCCACGGTTCAGATCCTGGGGGCTGAAAAGGCCCTCTTCAGGGCACTGAAAACCAGGCGAGACACCCCGAAATATGGGCTCATTTACCACGCCTCTCTCGTGGGTCAGACCACAGCTAAGAATAAGGGCAAG ATCTCCAGAATGCTCGCTGCCAAGACGGCACTGGCCATTCGCTACGATGCTCTTGGAGAGGATACCAACGCAGAGATGGGCGCCGAGAACCGCGCCAAGCTGGAGGCCAGGCTGCGGCAGCTTGAGGAGAAGGGG ATCAGACGTATCAGTGGAACAGGAAAAGCACTGGCCAGGGCTGACAAATACCAGCACAAGAG CGACGTCAAAGTGTACGATCCCTCTGCTGACTCCACGATCCCCACGGCTTCCAAAAAGAGGAAGTttgaggaagtggaggagagtgAGGAGCAAGAGGAGCCGGTGGAAGTCAAACCCAAGAAGGTTAAAAAGGAATCTGTACCGCAAG AAGCCGAGGCAGCAATGGAAACGGAAACtcccaagaagaagaagaagaagaagaaggacaAGGCAGAAGTGGTGGAGGAGCCTGAGGAAGTGGCAGAGGAAGAGGTGGAGGTCATCCCGGGTGGTGAAGAG acaacagaaaagaagaaaaagaagaagaagaagaaaatcaAGACGGAGGAAGAGGACTGA